A stretch of Eleutherodactylus coqui strain aEleCoq1 chromosome 9, aEleCoq1.hap1, whole genome shotgun sequence DNA encodes these proteins:
- the NAPRT gene encoding LOW QUALITY PROTEIN: nicotinate phosphoribosyltransferase (The sequence of the model RefSeq protein was modified relative to this genomic sequence to represent the inferred CDS: inserted 2 bases in 2 codons), which translates to MELPLLTDLYQFTMAYGYWRSGRHREAAEFELFFREAPFNGGFTLFCGLEETVRFLRDFRFTPEGYPYLASVLPPSVDSGFFEYLVTVDASEVTLTSCPEGSVVFPREPLMKVRGPLLVVQLLETTLLCLVNYGSLVATNAARFRLAVGPKKKLLEMGLRRAQGPDGGXSASRYSYIGGFDCTSNVLAGRRFGXPVAGTVAHSYVASFTSTDEVLDQALQPAGGRNGHVDFVSVSQSWLRKVCHLLQITSQSTNPGELAAFVSYAIAFPQNFLVVVDTYSVMMSGVPNFCAVALALQELGYKAVGVRLDSGDLAKQSVEIRKVFQLCAERFEAPCFATLSIAVSNNISEKSLKLLSQAENEINVIGVGTHLVTCTLQPSLGCVYKLVQVNDQPRMKISEDQEKTTIPGSKAVYRLYDRSDQLLLDLMTLEEEPPPELGKEVKVYEVGRSTDNECVIPMRAECLHRTYFQQGQVVQPLPTIDEIRSYAQRSLTSLSPQQRQLDDPQPYRVAVTERLHGLLSTLRWDGRHLQ; encoded by the exons ATGGAGCTGCCGTTGCTCACCGACCTCTATCAGTTCACCATGGCGTACGGCTACTGGCGGAGCGGCCGGCACCGGGAGGCGGCGGAGTTCGAGCTCTTCTTCCGGGAGGCTCCGTTCAATGGTGGCTTCACTCTGTTCTGTGGTCTGGAGGAGACGGTGCGCTTTCTGCGGGACTTTCGCTTCACTCCGGAGG GATATCCGTACTTGGCGTCCGTCCTGCCGCCCTCCGTTGACAGCGGGTTCTTTGAGTACCTGGTGACGGTGGACGCCTCGGAGGTGACGCTGACGTCCTGCCCGGAGGGATCCGTCGTGTTTCCCAGA GAGCCGCTAATGAAGGTGCGGGGGCCCCTCTTGGTGGTGCAGCTTCTGGAGACCACTCTGCTCTGCTTGGTGAATTATGGCAG CCTGGTGGCCACGAACGCCGCTCGTTTCCGCCTCGCGGTTGGTCCGAAGAAAAAGTTGCTAGAAATGGGTCTGAGGAGGGCGCAAGGACCTGACGGGG TGTCCGCCTCCAGATATTCTTACATAGGGG GCTTTGACTGCACCAGTAACGTGCTGGCGGGGAGGCGGTTCG ATCCGGTGGCTGGCACCGTGGCTCACTCCTACGTGGCatcctttacttctacagatgaAGTCCTGGACCAG GCTTTGCAGCCGGCCGGGGGTCGGAATGGGCACGTGGATTTCGTGTCGGTCTCGCAGTCGTGGCTGCGGAAAGTTTGCCATCTGCTGCAGATTACTTCGCAGAGCACAAATCCCGGGGAGCTGGCGGCGTTCGTGTCCTACGCCATCGCCTTCCCCCAGAACTTCCTAGTAGTGGTGGACACCTACAGCGTGATGAT gAGTGGGGTCCCCAATTTCTGTGCGGTCGCCCTGGCATTGCAGGAGTTGGGGTACAAAGCCGTTGGGGTGCGGCTGGACAGTGGAGACCTAGCCAAGCAGTCAGTGGAGATCCGGAAGGTTTTCCAGCTATGCGCTGAAAG GTTCGAGGCTCCGTGTTTCGCGACGTTGTCTATTGCCGTCAGTAACAACATTAGTGAGAAGAGTCTGAAGCTCCTGAGCCAAGCG GAGAATGAGATTAATGTGATTGGCGTTGGCACCCACTTGGTCACCTGCACCCTGCAGCCGTCTCTGGGCTGCGTCTACAAG TTGGTGCAGGTGAATGACCAACCACGTATGAAAATCAGCGAAGACCAAGAGAAGACTACAATACCGGGGAGCAAAGCCGTGTACAGACTGTACGACCGCTCCG ACCAGCTGCTCCTGGACCTCATGACGCTGGAGGAGGAGCCCCCGCCGGAGCTGGGGAAGGAAGTTAAAGTTTATGAAGTGGGCAGAAGCACTGATAACGAGTGTGTGATTCCAATGAGAGCAGAATGCCTCCATCGCACCTACTTCCAGCAGGGTCAG GTCGTGCAGCCTCTTCCAACAATCGATGAAATCAGATCTTATGCCCAGAGATCCCTCACCAGCCTCAGTCCCCAACAGCGACAGCTGGACGACCCCCAGCCGTATCGG GTCGCAGTGACTGAGCGACTGCACGGCCTCCTGTCGACGCTGCGGTGGGACGGTCGCCATCTACAATGA